A region of the Streptomyces sp. NBC_00442 genome:
GGCTGCCCAGTGTCGACCTGTCGACGCGACGCGCGTGACGGAAGGAGACCCCGTGGACAGCAAGACGTTCGTCTACGTCACCTACATCCGCACCACGCCCGAGCGTCTCTGGCAGGCGTTGACCGAGCCGGCCTTCACCGAGCGGTACTGGGGTGTGCGGCTGGAGAGCGACTGGGCCGAGGGATCACCCCTCGCGTGGACGCAGGCCGGGGTCACCGTGGCCGACCCCGAGCAGGTCGTCCTGGTCTCACAACCGCACCGCCGACTCGTCTACACCTGGCACACGTTCACCCCGGCGTGGGCCGAGTCGGTCGGCCTCGGCGAGGACGTACGCGCACGGATCGCGGCCGAGCGCCGGTCGTCGGTGGCGTTCGCCGTCGAACCCCGCGGCGAGCAGGTGAAGCTGACCCTCACGCATGACTTCGACCCGGCGGGCGTCGTGCACGCCCTGTGCACCGAGGGGTGGCCGCCCGTGCTGTCCAGCCTCAAGACCCTCCTGGAAACGGGTGAGCCCCTCCCCTCCCCGTGACGCCGGGCGGGCCGGCGCGGCCGTGGGTCACCACCAGATCGCCGGCGGCGGTACGGCGCGCGAGGACACCGGTGCGGAAGTATCCGTCGGGGGTGAAGCGGCGCTCGTCGTGGCCGGGCGCCCGATAGTAACCGCGCACCGTGGACGGGCCGCGGGCCAGGAGTTCGCCCGGTTCCCCGGCGGGCACCTCCTGGCCGTCGGCGCCGACGACGCGGA
Encoded here:
- a CDS encoding SRPBCC family protein — translated: MDSKTFVYVTYIRTTPERLWQALTEPAFTERYWGVRLESDWAEGSPLAWTQAGVTVADPEQVVLVSQPHRRLVYTWHTFTPAWAESVGLGEDVRARIAAERRSSVAFAVEPRGEQVKLTLTHDFDPAGVVHALCTEGWPPVLSSLKTLLETGEPLPSP